Proteins from a single region of Primulina tabacum isolate GXHZ01 chromosome 5, ASM2559414v2, whole genome shotgun sequence:
- the LOC142544815 gene encoding E3 ubiquitin-protein ligase ATL4-like: protein MNAPFSSPPPPSLAVVYDGSATPETVTTQIPNQQEVSNRDASPSSSYASSSSMVIVVIIIASAIIVSASIYVLLRLLSKRFHRSSRTFAAPDDVVQRRDESGPIPGQQCHVAPIGLLDSMPLFTFRSVTGSALTGGDCAVCLSKFEPHDQLRLLPLCCHAFHADCIDTWIVSNQTCPLCRSTVLPSDADVLDKIVSSENRGTDSFRNASGNGDSFRIEIGSISRRRGAAENGDGAQRSYSLGSFEYIVEDGLAISMGSTTHRRGISDCISVENEASVGIPVTDVPRDTLAGDVAGGGRNWLREYVDRLASISISSRAMSFRSSGRFFSGSSRRSETVIDADDLESNRAGEEISELFRWLSGV, encoded by the coding sequence ATGAACGCTCCATTTTCGTCGCCTCCGCCGCCTTCACTCGCCGTCGTTTACGATGGCTCAGCCACTCCGGAGACTGTCACCACACAGATACCAAATCAACAAGAAGTATCAAACAGGGATGCGTCGCCGTCTTCATCCTACGCCTCTTCATCATCGATGGTGATTGTTGTTATAATCATCGCCTCCGCCATCATCGTTTCCGCTTCCATTTACGTCCTCCTCCGATTGCTCTCCAAGCGCTTCCACCGCTCCTCCCGGACATTTGCGGCCCCGGATGATGTCGTTCAGCGGCGTGATGAATCTGGCCCGATTCCCGGTCAGCAATGTCACGTGGCGCCGATTGGTTTGCTCGATTCCATGCCACTGTTCACCTTCCGCTCCGTCACTGGTAGTGCACTCACCGGAGGCGATTGCGCTGTCTGTTTGTCGAAGTTTGAGCCGCATGATCAGCTGCGGTTGCTGCCTCTGTGCTGCCACGCGTTTCATGCCGATTGTATTGACACGTGGATCGTCTCCAATCAAACGTGCCCACTCTGTAGGTCCACCGTGCTTCCCTCCGATGCTGATGTTCTGGATAAAATCGTTTCCTCCGAAAATCGCGGCACTGACAGCTTCAGGAATGCAAGCGGGAACGGCGACAGTTTCCGGATTGAGATCGGGAGCATCAGCCGGCGTCGCGGAGCTGCGGAAAACGGCGACGGAGCGCAGCGGTCGTACTCGTTAGGTTCCTTCGAGTATATCGTTGAAGACGGATTGGCGATATCCATGGGGTCCACTACTCATCGAAGAGGAATTTCTGACTGTATATCGGTCGAAAACGAAGCTTCTGTCGGAATCCCAGTGACGGACGTACCGAGGGACACTTTGGCCGGGGATGTCGCCGGCGGTGGAAGGAACTGGCTGAGGGAATACGTTGACAGACTTGCTTCGATCTCGATTTCCTCTCGTGCGATGTCGTTTAGAAGCTCTGGAAGATTCTTCTCCGGCAGCAGCCGTCGCAGCGAGACCGTAATCGATGCCGACGATCTGGAATCGAACCGTGCCGGAGAAGAAATCAGCGAACTATTTAGGTGGCTTTCCGGGGTTTAA